A region from the Solibacillus sp. FSL H8-0523 genome encodes:
- the sigK gene encoding RNA polymerase sporulation sigma factor SigK, translated as MSGFLTAFIQLWLEFPALVGYLKGQTFSKPLSREKEQLVIERFMEGDEQARIELIEHNMRLVAHVVKKFHPPHELLDDYISIGTIGLMKAVSSFTPEKKTRLATYAARCIENEILMYLRTQKKVQKDVSLFEPIGFDKDGQSLQIRDLLQFDEPSAIEKIEKKEDFAKLYNYLNTLEPRELEIISYRYGLQNYDPHTQKEIAKRLNISRSYVSRIEKRALIKLYQQFKHNENNH; from the coding sequence TTGAGCGGATTTTTGACAGCATTCATTCAGCTTTGGCTTGAGTTCCCTGCACTTGTCGGCTATCTCAAGGGGCAAACGTTCTCAAAACCGTTAAGTCGTGAAAAAGAGCAGCTAGTAATCGAACGCTTTATGGAAGGTGATGAACAAGCACGCATTGAACTCATCGAACATAATATGCGGCTTGTTGCACACGTCGTCAAGAAATTCCACCCCCCACACGAGCTGCTCGATGATTATATTTCCATCGGTACCATTGGATTGATGAAGGCCGTCAGTAGTTTTACGCCCGAAAAAAAGACACGGCTCGCTACGTATGCCGCACGCTGTATCGAAAATGAAATCTTAATGTATTTACGTACACAAAAAAAGGTCCAAAAAGATGTCTCGCTATTTGAGCCAATTGGGTTCGATAAAGACGGCCAATCTTTACAAATACGTGATTTACTGCAATTTGACGAACCTTCAGCCATTGAAAAAATCGAAAAAAAAGAGGATTTTGCCAAGCTCTACAATTATTTAAATACACTCGAACCGCGCGAGCTCGAAATTATTTCCTATCGCTACGGTCTTCAAAACTACGACCCTCATACGCAAAAAGAAATCGCAAAACGCTTAAATATTTCACGTAGCTATGTGTCCCGTATTGAAAAGCGGGCGCTTATTAAACTGTACCAGCAATTTAAACATAACGAAAACAACCATTGA
- the mtnN gene encoding 5'-methylthioadenosine/S-adenosylhomocysteine nucleosidase: MKIAVIGAMEQEVELLRATLENTQTEKIANSEYTTGTYEGKDVILVKSGIGKVNAAMTTTILLEKYQPDVVINTGSAGGFDRALKVGDIVISDEVRHHDVDVTAFGYLKGQMAGMPAAYNSDEKLMDIAKQAVAEVGEHNAAVGLICSGDVFMADPARVEAVRQDFPTMKACEMEAAGVAQVCYQFGTPFVVIRALSDIAGEESNNVSFDEFLPLAAKHSTEVVLKAITKL, translated from the coding sequence ATGAAAATTGCAGTAATTGGTGCAATGGAGCAAGAAGTAGAATTATTACGTGCAACACTAGAAAACACACAAACAGAAAAAATCGCCAACAGCGAATACACAACAGGCACATACGAAGGCAAAGATGTAATTCTTGTGAAAAGTGGTATCGGTAAAGTAAATGCAGCGATGACGACTACGATTTTATTAGAAAAATATCAGCCAGATGTAGTTATTAATACAGGTTCAGCAGGTGGCTTTGACCGCGCGTTAAAAGTAGGAGATATCGTTATTTCTGATGAAGTACGTCACCACGATGTAGACGTAACGGCATTTGGATATTTAAAAGGTCAAATGGCGGGTATGCCAGCAGCTTACAATTCAGATGAAAAGCTAATGGACATTGCGAAACAAGCAGTAGCTGAAGTAGGCGAGCATAACGCAGCTGTTGGGTTAATTTGTTCAGGTGATGTATTTATGGCAGATCCTGCACGTGTTGAAGCAGTGCGTCAAGACTTCCCAACGATGAAAGCTTGTGAAATGGAAGCAGCAGGTGTTGCACAAGTTTGTTACCAATTTGGTACACCGTTTGTGGTCATCCGCGCATTATCGGATATCGCAGGTGAAGAATCAAACAATGTGAGCTTTGATGAATTTTTACCACTAGCAGCAAAACACTCAACAGAAGTGGTATTAAAAGCGATTACAAAACTATAA
- a CDS encoding YrrS family protein translates to MERKRRFQTRQQYAEEKAADTLFDKLNKHLFKLIGVVAIAIIATLAILISGDPKPTEKAEAPTKSEQPANEDEKAITQDAEDTVKDDEPEANSEAEDTNETTENTVLPSADPLVDEVQVNNAWTAYPTEQTGPHESTYEKGHIDYEEKLKAIFSVLDIPQDNSIVLSVKNNGSTTTAIAVVTSMDKQQKYRVSIEWIDGEGWKPTRLEVLNAVEGAY, encoded by the coding sequence ATGGAACGTAAACGACGCTTTCAAACACGACAACAGTATGCGGAAGAAAAAGCAGCAGATACACTATTTGATAAGCTCAATAAGCATTTATTTAAGTTAATTGGGGTTGTTGCCATAGCGATCATAGCAACGTTAGCAATTCTTATCTCAGGCGATCCAAAGCCAACAGAGAAGGCTGAGGCACCAACAAAATCCGAACAGCCGGCGAATGAGGATGAGAAGGCGATTACACAAGATGCAGAGGATACTGTTAAAGACGATGAGCCAGAAGCAAATTCAGAAGCAGAAGACACAAATGAAACTACTGAAAATACAGTGCTTCCATCTGCGGATCCATTAGTTGATGAAGTGCAAGTAAATAACGCATGGACAGCCTATCCAACCGAGCAAACAGGTCCGCATGAATCAACATACGAAAAAGGGCACATCGATTATGAAGAAAAGCTTAAAGCTATTTTCAGTGTATTAGACATCCCACAAGATAACAGTATTGTATTAAGCGTAAAAAACAACGGTAGTACTACAACGGCTATTGCGGTTGTGACATCTATGGATAAACAGCAAAAATATCGTGTCAGCATCGAGTGGATTGACGGTGAAGGCTGGAAACCAACGCGCTTAGAAGTGTTAAATGCGGTAGAAGGTGCGTATTAG
- the greA gene encoding transcription elongation factor GreA, with protein sequence MSNEKQYPMTLEGKTKLENELNELKTVRRPEIVDRIKVARSFGDLSENSEYDSAKEEQGFVEGRISLIEQMLRNALMITEDENSNAVSLGKTITFDELIGGKRANFEESYTIVGSAEADPIEGKISNDSPIAKALMGKHVDDVVKLTTPGGDMEVIILEIK encoded by the coding sequence ATGTCAAACGAAAAACAATATCCTATGACACTTGAAGGTAAAACGAAGTTAGAAAACGAATTAAACGAATTAAAAACAGTAAGACGTCCCGAAATTGTAGACCGTATTAAAGTAGCACGTTCTTTTGGTGACTTATCAGAGAACTCTGAGTACGATTCAGCAAAAGAAGAGCAAGGTTTCGTTGAAGGACGTATTTCTTTAATCGAGCAAATGCTACGCAACGCATTAATGATCACAGAAGATGAAAATTCAAACGCTGTTTCTTTAGGGAAGACAATTACGTTTGATGAGTTAATCGGTGGTAAGCGTGCGAACTTCGAAGAATCATACACAATCGTAGGTTCTGCAGAAGCAGACCCAATCGAAGGTAAAATTTCAAATGACTCACCAATCGCAAAAGCACTTATGGGCAAACACGTGGATGATGTTGTTAAATTAACAACACCAGGTGGCGACATGGAAGTTATTATTTTAGAAATTAAATAA
- the udk gene encoding uridine kinase, giving the protein MTKRPVVIGIAGGSCSGKTSVTRAIYDVFRDHSVVVIEQDYYYKDQSHMTFDERLLTNYDHPLAFDTDLLIEHVHNLIDYNAIEKPVYDYVQHTRSEEVIHVEPKDVIIVEGILVLEDERLRNLMDIKLFVDTDSDLRIIRRIQRDIKERGRTADSVIDQYLTAVRPMHNMFIEPTKRYADVIIPEGGGNNVAIDLMVTKIKTILETDTNL; this is encoded by the coding sequence ATGACAAAGCGTCCAGTCGTAATCGGGATCGCTGGTGGTTCATGCTCAGGTAAAACGAGTGTAACACGTGCCATTTATGATGTTTTCCGTGATCATTCGGTAGTCGTGATCGAGCAAGACTACTACTACAAAGACCAAAGCCATATGACTTTTGATGAGCGTTTACTAACGAACTACGATCATCCATTAGCATTCGATACAGACCTGTTAATCGAGCATGTGCACAACCTAATCGATTATAATGCGATTGAAAAGCCTGTATATGATTATGTACAACATACACGTTCGGAAGAAGTGATTCACGTTGAACCAAAAGACGTGATTATCGTTGAAGGTATTTTAGTATTAGAAGACGAGCGTTTACGCAACCTAATGGATATTAAATTATTCGTTGATACTGACTCAGATTTACGTATTATTCGTCGTATTCAGCGCGACATTAAAGAGCGTGGTCGTACAGCGGATTCAGTAATTGACCAGTATTTAACAGCGGTTCGTCCGATGCACAATATGTTTATCGAACCAACAAAACGTTATGCCGATGTAATTATCCCAGAAGGTGGCGGTAATAACGTCGCAATCGACTTAATGGTAACGAAAATAAAAACAATTCTTGAAACTGATACGAACTTGTAA
- a CDS encoding U32 family peptidase: protein MLQLIQNEKIRETINGKTVITKKPELLAPAGSLEKLKVAVHYGADAVFIGGQEFGLRSNAGNFTIEEMKEGVEFAAKYGAVIYVTTNIFAHNENMDGLEEYLQAIEGAGVKGIIVADPLIIETCKKAAPSLEIHLSTQQSLSNWKAVKYWKDEGLERVVLAREVGGEEMRKMKEEVDIEIEAFVHGAMCIAYSGRCTLSNHMTARDSNRGGCCQSCRWDYDLYENKDGEEVALFDEGAAPFAMSPKDLKLIESIPHMIELGIDSLKVEGRMKSIHYVATVISVYRKVIDAYCADPENFSFEKEWLEELARCANRATASSYFEGEPSYKQQMFGFHSHKMKWDFAGFVMDYDAETQMVTLEQRNYFKPGDTIEFFGPNIETFKMTVGQIWDEDGNELDVARHPLQIVKFKVDQPISHFDMMRKENN from the coding sequence ATGCTACAGTTAATTCAAAACGAAAAAATCCGTGAAACAATTAACGGAAAAACAGTTATTACGAAAAAACCTGAGCTTTTAGCACCAGCAGGAAGCTTAGAAAAATTAAAAGTTGCCGTTCACTACGGTGCAGACGCTGTATTCATCGGCGGTCAAGAATTTGGTCTACGTTCAAACGCAGGAAACTTCACAATTGAAGAAATGAAAGAGGGCGTAGAATTCGCAGCTAAATACGGCGCGGTAATCTACGTAACGACAAATATTTTCGCGCATAACGAAAATATGGACGGCCTTGAAGAGTATTTACAAGCTATTGAAGGTGCGGGCGTTAAAGGGATTATCGTAGCGGACCCACTAATTATTGAAACATGTAAAAAGGCTGCACCGTCTCTAGAAATTCACCTTTCAACACAACAATCTCTTTCAAACTGGAAAGCGGTTAAGTACTGGAAAGATGAAGGTCTAGAACGCGTTGTTTTAGCACGTGAAGTTGGCGGCGAAGAAATGCGCAAAATGAAAGAGGAAGTGGACATTGAAATCGAAGCATTCGTGCACGGTGCCATGTGTATCGCTTACTCTGGTCGTTGTACATTATCAAACCATATGACGGCACGTGACTCAAACCGTGGTGGCTGCTGCCAATCTTGTCGTTGGGACTATGACCTATACGAAAATAAAGATGGTGAAGAAGTAGCGTTATTTGACGAAGGTGCAGCACCATTCGCAATGAGCCCGAAAGACTTAAAATTAATCGAATCGATACCTCACATGATTGAGTTAGGAATTGACTCATTAAAAGTTGAAGGCCGTATGAAATCAATTCACTACGTAGCGACTGTTATTTCTGTTTACCGTAAAGTTATTGATGCATACTGTGCAGACCCAGAAAACTTCTCATTCGAAAAAGAATGGTTAGAAGAATTAGCGCGCTGTGCAAACCGTGCGACCGCTTCTTCATACTTCGAAGGTGAGCCAAGTTACAAACAGCAAATGTTCGGCTTCCACTCACACAAAATGAAGTGGGATTTCGCTGGCTTTGTTATGGATTATGATGCTGAAACACAAATGGTGACATTAGAGCAACGTAACTATTTCAAACCTGGAGATACAATTGAATTTTTCGGTCCAAACATCGAAACATTCAAAATGACGGTAGGCCAAATTTGGGATGAAGATGGCAACGAGTTAGATGTTGCACGTCACCCATTACAAATCGTGAAGTTCAAAGTGGATCAACCGATTTCACACTTTGACATGATGCGAAAGGAGAATAACTAA
- a CDS encoding peptidase U32 family protein encodes MKKPELLVTPQSVEHVAALLEAGADAFVIGEQKFGLRLAGEFTVAQVEEATKLIHAAGKKVYVAVNVLFHNDRLDALDGYLKEMQRIGVDALIFGDPAVIVAVRELGITIPLHWNPETTATNWFQVNYWGERGSKRGVLARELSVDEVLEIKENTKHEIEVQVHGMTCMFQSKRSLLGNYFLYRDEAMEIENRKDNQNMFLHDKERKNKYPIYEDMNGTHIYSPNDMCIIEELNELFEAGIDSLKIDGILHSFDYVVKVTSLYRTAIDTYFEQGEDAYEDIKSELFEQVEAIQPALRPLDTGFIYKETVY; translated from the coding sequence GTGAAGAAACCAGAATTATTAGTAACACCACAATCGGTGGAACATGTAGCCGCATTACTTGAAGCGGGTGCAGATGCCTTTGTAATTGGTGAACAAAAATTTGGCTTACGTTTGGCTGGAGAATTTACAGTAGCACAAGTGGAAGAAGCAACAAAGCTGATTCACGCTGCCGGTAAAAAAGTATATGTAGCTGTAAACGTTTTATTCCATAACGATCGTTTAGATGCGTTAGATGGCTATTTAAAAGAAATGCAGCGTATTGGCGTAGATGCACTAATTTTCGGTGATCCTGCTGTGATTGTAGCGGTTCGTGAATTAGGCATTACAATTCCATTACACTGGAACCCAGAAACAACGGCAACGAACTGGTTCCAAGTAAATTATTGGGGCGAGCGCGGTAGTAAGCGCGGCGTATTAGCTCGTGAGCTTTCTGTTGATGAAGTTCTTGAAATTAAAGAAAACACGAAACATGAAATTGAAGTGCAAGTGCACGGCATGACATGTATGTTCCAATCAAAACGTTCACTTTTAGGGAACTATTTCTTATACCGCGATGAAGCGATGGAAATAGAAAACCGTAAAGACAACCAAAACATGTTCTTACATGACAAAGAACGTAAAAACAAATACCCAATTTATGAAGACATGAACGGTACGCATATTTATTCACCAAATGATATGTGTATCATTGAAGAGCTGAATGAATTATTCGAAGCAGGCATTGATTCACTGAAAATCGATGGCATCTTACATTCATTTGACTATGTCGTAAAAGTTACTTCACTTTACCGTACAGCAATCGATACGTACTTCGAGCAAGGCGAAGATGCGTATGAAGATATTAAGTCTGAATTATTCGAGCAAGTAGAGGCAATTCAGCCAGCGTTACGTCCACTGGATACTGGCTTCATCTACAAAGAAACAGTTTACTAG
- a CDS encoding O-methyltransferase: protein MELSDAYIASFIPERDELLLEMERFAEENHVPIMQLAGIESLNQLLRIQNPKSILEIGTAIGYSAMRMAQALPDCQIVTIERDSSRVQYAKQFIARSQVKDRIQVIEGDALEVEVESIQPTFDAVFIDAAKGQYMKFFEKYAPLVPKGGVLYIDNMYMHGLSDLDIKEVPRRKRTMIRNLKTFSDWIMAHPDYQSAFFPVGDGLLICLKR, encoded by the coding sequence ATGGAATTATCAGATGCTTATATTGCTTCCTTCATTCCTGAACGTGATGAATTATTATTAGAAATGGAACGCTTCGCTGAAGAAAACCATGTACCGATTATGCAACTTGCTGGCATTGAATCATTAAACCAGCTCCTGCGCATCCAAAATCCGAAATCGATTTTAGAAATTGGGACAGCCATTGGTTATTCAGCAATGCGTATGGCACAAGCCTTACCAGATTGTCAAATCGTTACAATTGAGCGTGATTCGTCACGCGTACAATATGCGAAACAATTCATTGCAAGATCACAGGTAAAAGACCGTATACAAGTAATCGAGGGCGATGCGTTAGAAGTAGAGGTGGAATCCATTCAACCTACTTTTGATGCTGTTTTTATTGATGCGGCAAAGGGGCAATACATGAAGTTTTTCGAAAAGTATGCACCGCTCGTACCTAAGGGTGGCGTCCTATACATCGATAATATGTATATGCACGGGCTTTCAGATTTAGACATTAAAGAAGTACCGAGAAGAAAAAGAACGATGATTCGAAACTTAAAAACATTTTCTGATTGGATAATGGCGCACCCAGATTATCAAAGTGCGTTCTTCCCAGTTGGCGATGGTTTGTTAATTTGTTTGAAGAGGTGA
- the mltG gene encoding endolytic transglycosylase MltG, whose translation MFNKMKERKGEVKTVRRIVGVIALVVLIILAIAGYSGYNYVTSALEPVDPESNKKVEVEIPMGSGITLISSILEEKGIIQDARIFKYYTKFKNESAFQAGNYSLTQSMTLDEIIESLKTGRVYREPVFTVTVPEGLTLDQIADVVEKKTSHSAEKFMARVTDKTFIEQLIIEFPELLTEDILNENIRYALEGYLYPATYPFFEEDPSLDEVIKTMLTSMNTIVSEYAAILEEKQLSVHELLTFASLLEEEATAKTDRETIASVFYNRMDIGMPLQTDPTVLYAIGSHKDRVLYEDLEVQNPYNTYVNTGLPPGPIAGAGKTSIDASLNPSETDYLYFLADKEGTNHFAKSYDEHLANIEKYLR comes from the coding sequence ATGTTCAATAAAATGAAAGAGCGTAAAGGAGAGGTGAAAACCGTGCGTAGAATTGTTGGGGTCATCGCGCTTGTCGTTCTTATCATACTCGCTATTGCAGGTTATTCAGGCTATAACTATGTAACGTCGGCATTAGAGCCAGTGGATCCAGAATCAAACAAAAAAGTGGAAGTAGAAATTCCAATGGGTTCGGGTATTACACTAATTTCGAGTATTTTAGAGGAAAAAGGCATTATTCAAGACGCACGAATTTTTAAATATTATACGAAATTTAAAAATGAATCGGCGTTCCAAGCTGGTAATTATTCGTTAACACAGTCCATGACGCTCGATGAAATTATCGAAAGCTTAAAAACAGGTCGTGTGTATCGTGAGCCGGTATTTACGGTGACGGTACCTGAGGGGTTAACGTTAGATCAAATTGCTGATGTAGTTGAAAAGAAAACGTCACATAGTGCAGAAAAGTTCATGGCACGCGTGACAGACAAAACGTTCATCGAGCAGCTGATAATAGAATTCCCAGAGTTACTGACAGAAGACATTTTAAATGAAAACATTCGTTATGCGTTAGAAGGGTATTTATATCCTGCAACGTATCCTTTCTTTGAGGAAGACCCATCACTTGATGAAGTCATTAAAACGATGTTAACGTCTATGAATACGATTGTGTCAGAGTACGCGGCTATTTTAGAAGAAAAACAACTGTCAGTGCATGAATTGCTAACATTTGCGTCACTTTTAGAAGAAGAGGCAACGGCAAAAACTGACCGTGAAACGATTGCAAGTGTCTTCTATAACCGTATGGATATTGGCATGCCATTACAAACAGACCCGACTGTACTTTATGCAATTGGTTCGCATAAAGACCGTGTGCTGTACGAGGATTTAGAAGTTCAAAATCCATATAATACGTACGTGAATACGGGCTTACCACCAGGACCGATTGCTGGGGCTGGTAAAACGTCAATCGATGCGTCGTTAAATCCATCGGAAACGGATTATTTATACTTCTTAGCAGACAAAGAAGGAACCAACCATTTTGCTAAATCTTATGATGAGCATTTAGCAAATATTGAAAAATATTTACGTTAA
- a CDS encoding DUF1292 domain-containing protein has protein sequence MEENTFILQTEDGGEQACRVVFTFDSDEHSYVLFSLVGDDDAGISALRYELDENGEMAGFSDIETDEEWAMVEEVMNTVVSEFGEDQANYFTITNEADEEVMCQILHRFENVGKSYLFYAIVEDDEPQLDEVFASAYIAGDNGEVADLLPIETDAEWAMVEEVLNSLAQN, from the coding sequence ATGGAAGAAAATACATTTATTTTACAAACAGAAGATGGCGGAGAGCAAGCGTGCCGCGTTGTCTTTACATTTGATTCAGACGAGCATTCGTATGTATTGTTTTCACTTGTAGGTGATGACGATGCGGGTATTTCTGCACTACGTTATGAGCTTGATGAAAACGGTGAAATGGCTGGCTTCTCTGATATTGAAACAGATGAAGAGTGGGCTATGGTCGAAGAAGTAATGAACACAGTCGTTTCTGAGTTCGGTGAAGATCAAGCGAATTATTTCACGATTACAAACGAAGCTGATGAAGAAGTGATGTGTCAAATTTTACACCGTTTTGAAAATGTAGGCAAAAGCTATTTATTCTACGCAATCGTAGAAGACGATGAGCCGCAGCTTGATGAAGTGTTCGCATCGGCGTATATCGCAGGTGACAACGGTGAAGTAGCTGACCTATTACCGATCGAAACAGATGCGGAATGGGCAATGGTTGAAGAAGTTCTTAATTCTTTAGCACAAAACTAA
- a CDS encoding DUF1292 domain-containing protein → MSEQQQNNITVVDENGNEQLCEILHTFESEEFGKSYVLYSLVGAEEDEDGAVEIFASAFVPAENGEDGELSPIETEAEWDLIEEVLNQIEDELGEEE, encoded by the coding sequence ATGTCAGAACAACAACAAAACAACATTACAGTAGTAGATGAAAACGGTAACGAACAACTTTGCGAAATTTTACACACATTTGAATCAGAAGAATTCGGTAAATCATACGTTCTTTATTCTTTAGTAGGTGCTGAAGAAGATGAAGATGGTGCTGTAGAAATCTTTGCATCGGCTTTCGTACCAGCTGAAAACGGTGAAGATGGTGAGTTATCTCCAATCGAAACTGAAGCAGAATGGGATTTAATCGAAGAAGTATTAAATCAAATCGAAGACGAATTAGGCGAAGAAGAATAA
- the ruvX gene encoding Holliday junction resolvase RuvX: MKIMGLDVGSKTIGIAISDAFGWTAQGIETVKINEAIGEFGIERIKALVKEHNVTEFVVGFPKNMNNTVGPRGEASQNYKTLLEETFGFPVKLWDERLTTMAAERVLIEADVSRKKRKQVIDKMAAVMILQGYLDSRN; encoded by the coding sequence ATGAAAATTATGGGTTTAGACGTTGGCTCAAAAACAATCGGAATCGCAATTAGTGATGCATTCGGTTGGACAGCGCAAGGGATCGAAACGGTAAAAATTAATGAAGCGATCGGCGAATTCGGCATTGAACGAATTAAAGCGCTTGTAAAAGAGCATAATGTCACTGAATTCGTTGTGGGCTTTCCAAAAAACATGAATAATACAGTGGGTCCTCGTGGGGAAGCTTCGCAGAACTATAAAACGCTACTAGAAGAGACGTTTGGTTTCCCTGTCAAGTTGTGGGATGAGCGTTTAACAACGATGGCTGCAGAGCGCGTGCTAATCGAAGCAGATGTAAGCCGCAAAAAACGTAAACAAGTCATTGATAAAATGGCTGCTGTTATGATTTTACAAGGTTATTTAGATAGCCGAAACTAA
- a CDS encoding IreB family regulatory phosphoprotein, translating to MSSFDQTMKFSFSEESMEQEVKQVMLKVYTSLEEKGYNPTNQIVGYLLSGDPAYIPRHQDARNLIRKLERDEILEELVKFYIRKNTEAEK from the coding sequence TTGAGTTCTTTCGATCAAACAATGAAATTCAGTTTCTCTGAAGAGTCTATGGAACAAGAAGTAAAGCAAGTGATGTTGAAGGTGTATACGTCTCTAGAAGAAAAAGGTTACAATCCAACAAATCAAATTGTAGGGTATCTCTTATCTGGTGACCCGGCATACATCCCTCGCCACCAGGACGCGCGTAATTTAATCCGCAAGCTCGAGCGTGATGAAATATTAGAAGAGCTCGTGAAATTTTATATTAGAAAGAATACTGAGGCGGAAAAATGA